One window of the Halobacillus litoralis genome contains the following:
- a CDS encoding Zn-dependent hydrolase, whose product MKVERLKRRFDEMAQIGATERGGVHRLALSDLDREARDLWTHWSEEAGFKVRVDDFGNMFARLEGNFPEKKPIVLGSHLDSVPKGGKFDGTLGVLVGFEIIESLQEKAEDLSCPLEVAVFTNEEGARFPTPMLGSGAITGVFSKQHVYDMQDDDGKRFEDELKRIGYQGEEKNRLKEVEAFIELHIEQGPLLEAREKPVGVVKGIQGLSWHRVQFIGESDHAGTTPLEHRKDPLLSAVKAISRINNWIHRLEDETLVTFGKFDTLPGSINVIPSEAVFSLDIRHPDHSVLLDRVETVKHLIREVALEDDTQSLCEDLSFMPPVAFDESLIDTLRESCRANEIDYLEMFSGAGHDAMYIDRLGKTVMIFTPSQAGKSHCEEEETDWEDIEKALRVMHDNVARLALTHQPAADE is encoded by the coding sequence ATGAAAGTAGAAAGGCTGAAGCGGAGGTTTGACGAAATGGCTCAGATCGGGGCGACGGAGCGAGGAGGTGTCCATCGCCTGGCATTGAGTGATCTGGATCGTGAGGCAAGGGATCTTTGGACCCACTGGTCGGAAGAGGCAGGATTTAAAGTGAGGGTCGACGACTTCGGCAATATGTTTGCCCGCTTAGAGGGGAATTTTCCAGAAAAAAAACCGATTGTCCTGGGTTCTCATTTAGATAGTGTACCTAAGGGAGGAAAATTCGATGGCACGCTGGGTGTGCTCGTCGGTTTTGAAATCATAGAATCGTTGCAAGAGAAGGCAGAGGACCTCAGCTGTCCGCTTGAAGTAGCTGTCTTCACTAATGAAGAAGGCGCGCGTTTCCCTACTCCCATGTTAGGGAGCGGGGCGATCACAGGGGTTTTTTCCAAGCAGCATGTGTATGATATGCAGGATGATGATGGCAAGCGTTTTGAAGATGAATTGAAGAGAATCGGCTATCAAGGTGAGGAAAAAAATCGCCTGAAGGAAGTAGAAGCATTTATTGAATTGCATATTGAGCAAGGGCCGCTTCTTGAAGCTAGAGAGAAACCTGTTGGTGTGGTCAAAGGGATTCAAGGATTGTCCTGGCACAGAGTCCAATTCATCGGTGAATCTGATCATGCAGGAACGACGCCTTTGGAGCATAGGAAAGATCCATTGCTGAGTGCTGTCAAAGCCATCAGCCGGATCAACAACTGGATCCATCGTTTAGAGGATGAAACTCTTGTCACCTTCGGAAAATTCGATACGCTCCCTGGCTCCATCAACGTGATTCCAAGCGAAGCGGTTTTCTCATTGGACATCAGGCATCCGGATCATTCCGTATTACTTGATCGAGTCGAAACGGTCAAGCATTTGATACGGGAAGTGGCTCTGGAGGATGATACCCAGAGTCTTTGTGAAGATCTTTCCTTCATGCCGCCCGTAGCCTTTGATGAGTCATTGATCGATACTTTACGGGAAAGTTGCAGAGCAAATGAAATCGACTATTTAGAAATGTTCAGCGGGGCCGGGCATGACGCCATGTATATCGACCGGCTGGGAAAAACAGTGATGATATTCACGCCGAGCCAAGCAGGTAAAAGTCACTGCGAGGAAGAGGAGACCGACTGGGAGGACATTGAAAAAGCATTGAGAGTAATGCATGATAACGTCGCAAGACTTGCGCTTACCCACCAGCCCGCGGCAGATGAATAA
- a CDS encoding aldehyde dehydrogenase family protein, with protein sequence MLNYSTYLNELRDEAGENYPLINPHTREEIEEIPECTNEQMETAIAKSLAAFEKLKTWSSAERSEVLERTARIVEENSERFAKAIVNEAGKPVRFAKGEVARTVETLKFSAIEARKLEGESIRLDAANNGGGRDAYTIYEPIGVIGAITPFNFPLNLVIHKVGPAIAAGNTIVVKPAEKTPLSSLLLREAFLEAGLPEGAFQVITGEGPRLGKVLIDHEEVAKITFTGSPEVGKLIKSQSGLKKVTLELGNNSALYIDESQHERLDDIAQKAVVGAFSYNGQVCISTQRIYVHEAVAEEFTRHFIEATSQLKYGDPLEESTDLSALIDEKSQKRLLEWIVEASHNGAEIVHGGKACQNGIEPTILKSVQASDKVSCQEVFGPVVIVNAVKSGQEALAEMNNSNYGLNAGIFTTDLSQALQMSHQLDVGQVLVNDIPTLRFDHMPYGGRKDSGYGYEGVKYAVREMVKRKMISLNYSF encoded by the coding sequence ATGCTGAATTATTCAACCTATTTGAATGAATTAAGAGATGAAGCAGGGGAGAATTATCCGCTGATTAATCCCCACACGAGAGAAGAAATCGAAGAAATTCCCGAGTGTACCAATGAGCAAATGGAAACAGCGATCGCAAAGTCGTTAGCGGCCTTTGAAAAACTGAAGACATGGAGTTCTGCCGAGCGTTCGGAGGTTCTCGAGCGAACGGCGCGTATTGTAGAAGAAAATAGTGAAAGGTTCGCTAAAGCGATTGTGAATGAAGCGGGTAAGCCGGTTCGGTTCGCCAAAGGTGAAGTAGCGCGGACGGTGGAGACTTTGAAATTTTCTGCGATTGAAGCACGGAAGCTGGAAGGAGAATCGATCCGACTCGATGCAGCGAATAATGGCGGCGGCAGGGATGCCTACACGATCTACGAGCCGATTGGTGTCATAGGGGCGATCACCCCGTTCAATTTCCCGTTGAATCTAGTCATACATAAAGTGGGTCCAGCCATAGCCGCCGGGAATACGATCGTTGTAAAACCGGCTGAAAAAACTCCTTTATCTTCGCTGTTATTACGTGAAGCCTTCCTGGAAGCAGGACTCCCTGAAGGCGCGTTTCAGGTCATTACCGGCGAGGGGCCACGCCTTGGGAAAGTGCTGATCGATCATGAAGAAGTCGCGAAAATCACCTTTACCGGCAGCCCTGAGGTAGGAAAATTAATTAAATCCCAATCCGGACTGAAGAAAGTGACCCTTGAGCTTGGGAATAATTCTGCTCTATATATTGATGAAAGTCAGCATGAGAGACTTGATGACATAGCACAAAAAGCAGTTGTCGGTGCTTTTTCATATAATGGACAAGTCTGTATAAGTACTCAGCGCATCTATGTCCATGAAGCAGTCGCAGAGGAATTCACCCGTCATTTCATTGAGGCTACATCACAATTGAAATATGGGGATCCATTAGAAGAAAGTACTGATTTATCGGCTCTCATTGATGAAAAATCGCAAAAACGGCTGCTCGAATGGATCGTTGAAGCGAGCCACAACGGAGCTGAAATCGTCCATGGTGGAAAAGCCTGCCAGAACGGGATTGAACCGACAATATTAAAAAGTGTCCAGGCATCTGACAAGGTCTCCTGTCAGGAAGTCTTCGGTCCTGTCGTCATCGTCAACGCAGTAAAGAGTGGTCAAGAGGCGCTGGCTGAAATGAATAACTCGAATTATGGATTGAATGCCGGCATTTTCACGACAGACTTATCCCAGGCGCTGCAGATGAGTCACCAATTAGATGTGGGACAAGTGCTGGTCAATGACATTCCGACCTTGAGATTCGACCACATGCCTTACGGAGGAAGAAAGGATTCGGGGTATGGGTATGAAGGCGTGAAATATGCGGTCCGTGAAATGGTGAAGCGGAAAATGATCAGTTTGAATTATAGTTTTTAA
- a CDS encoding biotin transporter BioY: MKLRTMLYASLFAAIMGALGFFPPIVTPFTPVPITAQTLGLMLAGSILGAKRGGLSMLLFVLLIAIGVPLLSGGRGGLGVFFGPSGGYIMSYPIAAFIIGFLVERFWKNLKLWYYLVFNFIGGVVFVYACGVTYLSFITNTPWPAAAFAALVYIPGDVAKIAIASILAQQLNRVYPLMHKNSSNDYQKAA, from the coding sequence ATGAAACTTCGGACGATGCTTTACGCTTCTTTATTTGCAGCGATTATGGGAGCTTTAGGTTTCTTTCCTCCCATTGTGACCCCATTCACGCCTGTGCCGATAACGGCTCAAACACTTGGTTTGATGTTGGCGGGGTCCATTTTAGGTGCTAAACGCGGTGGATTGAGTATGCTTCTTTTCGTTTTGCTCATTGCGATCGGTGTTCCGCTTCTATCTGGCGGACGTGGAGGTCTTGGTGTATTTTTCGGACCTTCGGGCGGTTATATCATGAGTTATCCAATCGCCGCGTTCATTATCGGGTTTTTAGTCGAACGGTTTTGGAAGAACTTGAAGTTGTGGTACTATCTTGTGTTCAATTTCATCGGCGGCGTAGTGTTTGTTTATGCCTGTGGGGTAACTTACTTGTCGTTCATCACTAATACTCCGTGGCCGGCAGCGGCCTTCGCTGCTCTTGTGTATATCCCTGGGGATGTGGCGAAAATTGCCATCGCCTCAATCCTTGCCCAACAATTGAACCGGGTCTATCCTTTGATGCACAAGAACAGTTCGAACGATTATCAAAAAGCAGCATAG
- a CDS encoding AMP-binding protein codes for MALIGERIHEKARCFPEKEAVVHGRTVLTYEELLYQMMTLKRQCTYQLGSMKGKKISFLLPNGPEWLVVFLAVSSSGGIVIPLDPKWPKSQLDDVLLDADPDLIIYDKDLTDLSGRDHAYTWDEISIFPELELPAEQINDDDIFYIGYTSGTTGRPKGFMRAHASWADCFSEGAEVFSLKQEDRIFSPGPLVHSHFLYASIQALHLGTTLHLVSSFQAEEVWRVLEDKDITVLYIVPTMFEALKRTEISGHASYLKTMISSGAKWEKPSKRQASQLFPETDIYEFFGASELSFVSVQTVSGRNLPDGAIGTPFPQVEWSIRIDAGDEAAEGEVGMLFVKSPWIFEGYLNRPEQTAEMFDGDWATVGDLAYKNERGQVILSGRKQNMIISGGLNIYPEEVERVIRDHPAIDEVIVLGQPDSYWGEKVTAVYTGDKSLCVDQLELFCKQWLPKYKCPKEWVAVADFLYTSSGKVARKQMLDWLAEKEGFHG; via the coding sequence ATGGCACTGATCGGAGAAAGAATTCACGAAAAAGCACGGTGTTTTCCGGAAAAAGAAGCGGTTGTCCATGGGAGAACAGTGCTTACATATGAGGAATTGCTATACCAGATGATGACGTTAAAAAGGCAATGCACCTATCAATTAGGTTCCATGAAAGGTAAGAAAATAAGTTTTCTTCTGCCGAACGGACCGGAATGGCTTGTCGTCTTCCTAGCCGTGAGCTCGTCTGGAGGAATAGTGATTCCACTGGATCCGAAGTGGCCCAAATCGCAGCTTGATGATGTTTTGTTAGACGCCGACCCGGATTTGATCATCTACGACAAGGATTTGACGGACCTGTCTGGACGGGATCATGCGTACACATGGGATGAAATCAGCATTTTCCCTGAGCTGGAACTGCCTGCAGAGCAAATAAATGATGACGACATTTTTTACATCGGTTATACCTCTGGGACGACAGGGCGGCCGAAAGGATTCATGAGGGCCCACGCCTCCTGGGCTGATTGCTTTTCGGAAGGGGCAGAAGTTTTTTCATTGAAGCAGGAGGATCGGATTTTTTCTCCTGGACCGCTCGTGCACTCCCATTTCCTTTATGCTTCCATTCAAGCGCTTCACCTTGGTACAACGCTTCATCTTGTTTCTTCTTTTCAAGCAGAAGAGGTGTGGCGCGTGCTGGAAGACAAGGACATTACGGTTTTGTATATTGTCCCGACGATGTTCGAAGCTTTGAAACGGACAGAGATTTCTGGTCATGCTTCTTATTTGAAAACCATGATATCGTCCGGGGCGAAATGGGAGAAACCTTCTAAACGGCAAGCCTCTCAACTTTTCCCTGAAACGGACATTTATGAATTTTTCGGCGCATCGGAACTCAGTTTTGTCAGTGTGCAGACGGTCTCAGGTCGTAATCTTCCTGACGGGGCTATCGGCACACCTTTTCCTCAAGTGGAATGGTCGATTCGCATAGACGCAGGCGATGAAGCGGCCGAGGGGGAAGTCGGGATGTTGTTTGTGAAGAGTCCCTGGATTTTCGAGGGATATTTGAACAGACCCGAGCAAACAGCTGAGATGTTTGATGGAGATTGGGCAACGGTTGGAGACTTGGCTTACAAAAATGAAAGGGGACAAGTCATCCTTAGCGGCCGCAAACAAAATATGATCATCAGTGGCGGGTTGAATATTTATCCGGAAGAAGTGGAGCGGGTGATTCGTGATCATCCAGCGATTGATGAGGTGATCGTCCTTGGCCAGCCTGATAGCTATTGGGGAGAAAAAGTGACCGCAGTTTATACCGGGGATAAATCATTATGCGTGGATCAGCTTGAGCTTTTTTGTAAGCAATGGTTACCGAAATACAAGTGTCCGAAAGAGTGGGTGGCTGTAGCTGATTTCCTATACACCTCCAGCGGAAAAGTGGCGCGGAAACAGATGCTTGATTGGCTTGCTGAAAAGGAGGGATTTCATGGGTGA
- a CDS encoding thiolase family protein codes for MGEVVLVAGKRTAIGKMGGALSHVPPEKLASTVIRKLMAETELPPEEVDDVILGNVVGPGGNIARLSALEAGLPVTVPGVTVDRQCGSGLEAIIMAARLVQSGAGDIYLAGGVESTSLAPWKMEKPASIHDPRGPSLYGRARFSPEAIGDPEMGEAAENVAEMYQVPREAQDAYAYASHQKAVEAKRKGWFQEETVEADGVHEDECPRPNTSMEKLTSLSPVFREGGTVTAGNACPMNDGASVVLVMSYDKCLSLGLTPIVRFVDSTVAGVDPNLLGIGPVPAVRKLLERQNRTIEDVDVVEFNEAFASQVIASLKELRVDFQKVNLAGGALALGHPYGASGAILVTRLLTEMKRGELNCGMATLGIGGGIGLAALFERMGR; via the coding sequence ATGGGTGAAGTAGTGCTCGTGGCGGGCAAAAGAACGGCAATTGGAAAAATGGGAGGCGCTTTGTCACATGTGCCCCCTGAAAAACTTGCGAGTACGGTAATCCGGAAGTTGATGGCTGAAACGGAGCTGCCTCCGGAAGAAGTCGATGATGTCATCCTCGGTAATGTCGTCGGTCCTGGTGGAAATATTGCGCGGTTGTCAGCATTAGAAGCAGGACTCCCGGTTACTGTCCCTGGTGTAACTGTCGATCGTCAATGCGGCTCTGGATTAGAAGCGATCATCATGGCAGCGCGGCTCGTGCAATCGGGTGCGGGGGATATCTATTTAGCGGGGGGTGTCGAGAGTACAAGTCTTGCGCCATGGAAAATGGAAAAGCCGGCGTCGATTCATGATCCACGTGGTCCATCATTGTATGGGCGGGCCCGTTTCTCACCGGAAGCGATCGGGGACCCGGAAATGGGTGAGGCGGCGGAGAATGTAGCGGAAATGTATCAAGTGCCGCGTGAAGCTCAAGATGCTTACGCCTATGCCAGCCACCAAAAAGCGGTCGAAGCCAAGCGGAAGGGTTGGTTCCAGGAAGAAACCGTCGAAGCTGATGGGGTCCATGAGGATGAGTGTCCTCGCCCGAATACTTCCATGGAAAAATTGACTTCCCTTTCGCCTGTCTTCCGGGAAGGCGGGACGGTGACGGCTGGGAATGCTTGTCCTATGAATGATGGTGCTTCGGTCGTGTTGGTCATGTCTTATGACAAATGCCTTTCGCTTGGATTGACGCCGATCGTCCGATTTGTCGATTCCACAGTCGCCGGGGTCGACCCGAACTTGCTTGGCATCGGACCCGTTCCGGCAGTAAGAAAGTTGTTAGAACGGCAAAACCGAACCATAGAAGATGTTGATGTCGTCGAATTCAATGAAGCTTTTGCATCTCAAGTGATCGCTTCGTTGAAAGAATTGAGGGTTGATTTTCAAAAGGTGAATCTTGCAGGGGGAGCGCTTGCTTTAGGTCACCCTTATGGAGCCTCAGGTGCCATATTGGTGACCCGGTTGCTGACGGAAATGAAACGCGGAGAGCTGAATTGTGGAATGGCGACTCTCGGCATTGGCGGGGGGATCGGACTTGCCGCTCTTTTCGAAAGGATGGGAAGATGA
- a CDS encoding FAS1-like dehydratase domain-containing protein, with translation MVEEKWVDHTLESSSILVHPNEIPSFAEAIFLKDPIYYDVEAAKAHGYSHIPLPATMPVTFWKKFDIPWLDGLGGVIHAKQSFEYKTTLVADREYQATLSLDKVETKESSLVMMEFLHHTLSIYHLNVLQCKVYTTLIVKGGESP, from the coding sequence ATGGTCGAAGAAAAATGGGTGGACCATACGCTTGAATCTTCATCAATTCTTGTCCATCCCAATGAAATTCCATCATTCGCTGAGGCGATCTTTTTGAAAGATCCAATCTATTATGATGTCGAAGCGGCAAAAGCGCACGGCTATTCGCATATTCCGCTCCCTGCCACGATGCCCGTCACCTTTTGGAAAAAGTTCGACATCCCCTGGTTGGACGGGCTTGGTGGCGTCATCCATGCTAAACAGAGCTTTGAATACAAGACAACCTTAGTGGCTGACAGGGAGTATCAAGCAACCTTATCACTGGATAAGGTCGAAACTAAAGAAAGCTCCCTTGTCATGATGGAATTTTTACATCATACGTTATCCATCTATCATTTGAATGTGCTGCAGTGCAAAGTTTATACCACCCTTATCGTGAAAGGTGGTGAATCGCCATGA
- a CDS encoding MaoC family dehydratase, which translates to MNTGEVLTGIIIEEITGEMIENYAKASGDDNSIHLDDASAEKAGFPHAVAHGMWSMGVIDASIHRWFRGKPPIKELSTSFIKPLFKGDSLSIEGKVAKEEAGKFFVDIKGFNQHQTCVLKAKLVIGGSEDDERK; encoded by the coding sequence ATGAATACAGGGGAAGTCCTTACAGGAATAATAATTGAAGAAATCACAGGTGAGATGATCGAGAATTACGCGAAAGCCTCTGGTGACGATAACTCGATTCATCTGGACGATGCCTCAGCTGAAAAAGCAGGATTCCCGCACGCGGTGGCTCACGGGATGTGGTCGATGGGAGTCATTGATGCTTCGATCCACCGGTGGTTCAGGGGAAAACCGCCGATCAAAGAGCTGAGCACTTCTTTTATAAAACCATTGTTCAAAGGGGACAGCCTTTCAATAGAAGGAAAAGTTGCTAAGGAAGAAGCGGGAAAGTTTTTTGTCGATATTAAAGGGTTCAACCAACATCAGACGTGTGTCTTGAAAGCGAAACTGGTCATAGGGGGAAGCGAAGATGACGAACGTAAATGA
- a CDS encoding SDR family NAD(P)-dependent oxidoreductase, whose amino-acid sequence MTNVNEETVIVTGSTKGIGQSTAMALAKEGAAVIINGRKDAEVERVVEQIRQAGGRAAGVAACVTEEATGRRLVEAALANFGNVTGLINNAGVTKDRMAHRMELGDFQEVLDVHVTGAFIPAQAVIRHLRSQEKSGFILNMTSLAGLIGNVGQVNYSAAKAAILGMTWTLAKELESKSIQVNAIAPAALTDMTRPHIEKAQQQASSEEEAAYWNVGSAEQVAHFLIDFIKKREMNQTGETYAVNGEEIGYWHPPSYELL is encoded by the coding sequence ATGACGAACGTAAATGAAGAAACCGTGATCGTAACCGGGTCCACCAAAGGAATCGGGCAGAGTACCGCCATGGCTTTAGCTAAAGAAGGAGCAGCCGTCATAATTAATGGACGTAAGGATGCTGAAGTAGAAAGAGTGGTGGAACAGATTCGGCAGGCGGGAGGCAGGGCAGCAGGAGTCGCCGCCTGTGTCACCGAAGAGGCAACAGGGAGGCGTCTTGTCGAAGCAGCACTTGCGAACTTCGGAAACGTAACAGGTTTGATCAATAACGCAGGGGTAACCAAAGATCGGATGGCCCATCGGATGGAACTTGGGGATTTCCAAGAAGTGCTCGATGTCCATGTCACGGGTGCGTTCATTCCCGCCCAGGCTGTCATCCGGCACTTACGCAGCCAAGAAAAATCCGGCTTCATCCTCAATATGACTTCACTTGCTGGCCTGATCGGCAATGTCGGCCAAGTGAACTACAGCGCAGCGAAGGCTGCCATTCTAGGGATGACCTGGACGCTGGCCAAAGAACTGGAGTCGAAATCGATCCAAGTAAATGCCATCGCCCCAGCTGCCCTCACCGATATGACGAGACCTCATATAGAAAAAGCCCAGCAACAAGCATCCAGTGAAGAGGAAGCGGCTTATTGGAATGTAGGCTCTGCCGAACAAGTCGCTCATTTTCTCATTGATTTCATCAAGAAGCGAGAGATGAATCAGACAGGCGAAACGTATGCGGTGAACGGTGAAGAAATAGGATACTGGCATCCACCCAGCTATGAATTGCTGTAA
- a CDS encoding MurR/RpiR family transcriptional regulator, with amino-acid sequence MGKLLETFATSLPDLTHSEKHVLYYIEHHLEESKKMPLTRMAEENTVSTTTIIRLCHKLGFEGYAEFKYFLKGIEHTSLPENLNPIERYQDDIKKSLNHLQPDDLEWVASAIEKADRIVIISVGLTKMIGEYLSKRLMQMNRSSTYIYESHMVDLISNWIGKKDLAIFISSSGNTETLVKAADKLDHLNVQTVAVTNNLDGIINQYVQKAISAPVQKVSYEGYDVSARSSLMMLADLVFEYYLKHVTSKE; translated from the coding sequence ATGGGAAAACTACTGGAGACATTCGCCACCTCATTGCCCGACCTGACGCATTCCGAAAAACATGTCCTTTACTATATCGAACACCACTTAGAGGAATCTAAAAAAATGCCCCTGACACGAATGGCGGAAGAGAACACGGTCAGTACAACAACGATCATACGCCTGTGTCACAAACTCGGATTTGAAGGCTATGCCGAATTCAAATACTTCTTGAAAGGCATCGAACATACTTCCTTACCTGAAAACTTGAATCCGATCGAACGTTACCAGGACGACATCAAAAAAAGTTTGAACCATCTGCAGCCGGACGATTTAGAATGGGTCGCCTCTGCCATTGAAAAAGCGGACCGGATCGTCATCATCTCCGTGGGCCTCACCAAAATGATCGGCGAATACCTCAGTAAACGTTTGATGCAGATGAACCGCTCCTCTACGTATATTTACGAATCCCATATGGTCGATTTGATCAGTAACTGGATAGGGAAAAAGGACCTCGCCATCTTCATCTCCTCAAGCGGGAACACAGAAACCCTCGTCAAGGCAGCAGATAAGCTCGATCACTTGAACGTGCAGACAGTCGCCGTTACCAATAATTTGGACGGAATCATCAATCAATATGTACAAAAAGCGATCAGCGCACCAGTCCAGAAGGTTTCCTACGAAGGCTACGACGTCTCCGCACGATCTTCTCTAATGATGCTTGCCGATCTTGTTTTCGAGTATTACTTGAAGCATGTGACAAGCAAGGAATAG
- a CDS encoding fructose-specific PTS transporter subunit EIIC, which translates to MQLAQMTEKGLVRFDLKENKKEDVLWKLSEDLQQKGYVTSTEEFYETVLEREKISATGLESGLAIPHGKSSAVKKAGFAVARLENPIADWESIDPDNQVELVFLLAIPEGEAGSTHLNLLAELSTRLMDKDYYNSLMSAANPDEFLTALDHEGEPAKEEPPQEYTKTVLVITACAAGIAHTYMAAEALEQAGKKLGVKVYSEKQGANGLEDPHSDEIIQGADGIIFATDISPKGKERFKGLPYVQTRVAAPLERGEELIEQVLNNPDGTVQTNGDEESSSPNSQNKQGVLAEMGQAIMTGISYMIPVIVAAGLMMGIAKLGAIPFGLVNEINDISYATSDNELFKILHYLDKFGFMIFQFMYPIFAAFTAYALADRVGIVPGFIGGIFAAGIHYRFWGVEDGIPSGFLGALILGLAAGYIAKTLNEKIKLSRNLQAMKPMLIIPAISILSIFLLNFYIVDPVFGGLNELLRNTIESAQESGEVVLSTIIAAATAFDLGGPINKAAGAIAIGLAGDQIFPLTARVLAIVIPPIGLGLATVLDRFVVGRRVFDENLRITGNTSILLGFIAISEGAIPFMLRNPLITIPINIIGAIIGSVTAVLLGAVQWYPLPAFWGWPLVDNLWAYLIGLFVGTMFIALTNIFIRFALIKRGRMQI; encoded by the coding sequence ATGCAACTTGCACAAATGACTGAAAAAGGTCTGGTACGTTTTGACCTCAAAGAGAACAAAAAAGAAGATGTGCTTTGGAAACTATCCGAAGATCTTCAGCAAAAAGGATATGTCACATCGACTGAGGAATTTTATGAAACCGTTTTAGAACGGGAGAAAATATCAGCGACAGGTTTGGAATCAGGACTTGCCATTCCACACGGGAAGTCTTCCGCTGTGAAAAAAGCTGGTTTTGCTGTCGCCCGGTTGGAAAATCCAATCGCGGACTGGGAAAGTATCGACCCGGATAACCAGGTGGAGCTTGTCTTTCTATTGGCGATTCCTGAGGGTGAGGCGGGTTCTACTCACTTGAACCTTTTGGCAGAGTTAAGTACGCGTCTTATGGATAAGGATTATTACAACTCCTTGATGAGTGCAGCGAACCCTGATGAATTTCTCACTGCGTTGGACCACGAAGGTGAACCGGCCAAAGAAGAACCTCCACAAGAATATACGAAAACGGTCTTGGTGATTACCGCTTGTGCGGCCGGGATCGCCCATACCTATATGGCAGCTGAAGCTTTGGAGCAGGCAGGTAAGAAGCTTGGTGTCAAAGTTTATAGTGAGAAGCAGGGAGCGAATGGTTTAGAGGATCCGCATTCAGATGAAATCATCCAGGGAGCGGATGGGATCATTTTTGCAACAGATATTTCACCAAAAGGGAAAGAGCGTTTCAAAGGGCTCCCATATGTGCAAACACGCGTAGCGGCTCCACTTGAGCGCGGTGAAGAACTGATTGAACAAGTATTGAACAATCCAGACGGAACTGTTCAGACGAATGGAGATGAAGAATCTTCATCCCCCAATTCTCAAAATAAACAAGGCGTCCTCGCAGAAATGGGCCAGGCCATCATGACAGGGATTTCCTACATGATACCGGTCATCGTAGCGGCTGGTCTGATGATGGGAATTGCCAAACTGGGAGCGATTCCATTCGGGCTTGTCAATGAAATCAATGACATCAGCTATGCGACATCCGACAATGAACTTTTCAAGATATTGCACTATCTCGATAAATTCGGTTTCATGATATTCCAGTTCATGTATCCGATCTTCGCAGCCTTTACGGCGTATGCTTTGGCTGACCGTGTCGGTATTGTGCCAGGTTTCATCGGGGGTATATTCGCAGCCGGGATCCACTACCGTTTCTGGGGTGTGGAAGATGGCATTCCCTCCGGTTTCTTAGGAGCTTTGATCCTCGGTTTAGCCGCTGGTTACATTGCCAAAACTTTAAATGAAAAAATCAAACTAAGCCGTAATTTGCAGGCGATGAAGCCGATGCTCATTATTCCTGCAATCAGTATTCTTTCGATCTTTTTATTGAACTTTTATATTGTTGATCCTGTCTTCGGTGGGTTGAATGAACTGCTGAGAAACACGATCGAATCTGCGCAAGAGTCTGGCGAAGTCGTGTTATCAACGATCATTGCCGCTGCCACTGCCTTTGATTTAGGTGGACCGATCAACAAAGCGGCCGGTGCCATCGCCATCGGACTTGCCGGTGACCAGATTTTCCCACTGACCGCCCGTGTGCTGGCCATTGTCATCCCGCCAATCGGATTGGGTCTTGCGACTGTATTGGACCGCTTCGTCGTCGGTCGTCGTGTTTTTGATGAAAACCTGCGTATTACCGGGAATACCTCCATTCTACTGGGCTTTATTGCCATAAGTGAAGGAGCGATTCCATTCATGCTTCGCAACCCGTTGATCACGATTCCCATCAACATCATCGGAGCCATTATCGGTTCGGTGACGGCTGTGCTGCTCGGCGCGGTTCAGTGGTATCCACTGCCTGCATTCTGGGGTTGGCCGCTTGTCGACAATTTATGGGCCTACTTGATCGGCTTGTTTGTCGGTACGATGTTCATTGCGCTGACGAACATTTTCATCCGATTCGCTCTGATCAAACGCGGACGCATGCAAATATAA